A genomic stretch from Ketobacter sp. MCCC 1A13808 includes:
- the gcvPA gene encoding aminomethyl-transferring glycine dehydrogenase subunit GcvPA has protein sequence MPYIPHTNDDIKHMLDTIGAKSIDDLFDEIPKDIIAQRLQHVPDGKSEMDTLRIMSDRAAQDSNKLCFIGAGAYEHHIPAAVWELAGRGEFLTAYTPYQAEASQGTLQLIYEYQSMVAHLNAMDVSNASLYDGGSGLAEAVLMAVRANRKSKSKKVLVLTSVNPLYREATLNIVENQGLVLEDVAFGSGTGRTSVSDLKSYEGQDYAALIIQQPNFFGSLEDVNALTDWAHANAMLVIGVVNPTSLAILTPPGEWGQSGADIACGEGQPLGVPLSSGGPYFGFITCKQSLVRQMPGRIIGRTVDMEGRPGFALTLQAREQHIRRSKATSNICTNQGLAMTAATIYMSLLGADGLEQVALASLNGTLSLLDKLTAIEGVEKVFSAPVFHEAVIRVPKPASVVLQTLADKGIQGGIDLGVYYPGMEYCILLCVTETKTESDLQLYADALHAALK, from the coding sequence ATGCCCTATATACCCCATACCAATGATGATATTAAGCACATGCTCGATACCATTGGTGCCAAAAGTATCGACGATTTGTTCGATGAAATTCCCAAGGACATCATTGCCCAGCGGCTACAACACGTACCCGATGGTAAAAGCGAAATGGACACCTTGCGCATCATGAGCGATCGAGCTGCGCAGGACAGCAACAAGTTATGTTTCATCGGTGCCGGAGCATACGAGCATCACATTCCGGCAGCAGTGTGGGAGCTGGCGGGGAGGGGTGAGTTTTTAACTGCGTATACACCCTATCAGGCGGAAGCCAGTCAGGGCACTCTGCAACTCATCTACGAATATCAATCCATGGTCGCGCATCTGAACGCCATGGACGTTTCTAACGCCTCGTTGTATGACGGTGGCTCCGGTCTGGCCGAAGCCGTGCTCATGGCGGTACGGGCAAACCGCAAATCGAAGTCGAAAAAAGTATTGGTGTTGACCTCGGTGAATCCGCTGTACCGTGAAGCCACACTCAATATTGTGGAAAACCAGGGACTGGTGCTGGAAGACGTCGCATTTGGAAGCGGTACCGGTCGTACTTCGGTTTCTGATCTGAAGTCTTACGAAGGTCAGGACTATGCCGCATTAATTATTCAACAACCGAATTTTTTTGGTTCACTGGAAGATGTAAATGCGCTCACGGACTGGGCGCATGCCAACGCCATGCTGGTGATCGGGGTGGTTAACCCGACCTCTCTGGCCATTCTTACCCCTCCGGGTGAATGGGGCCAATCGGGTGCAGATATCGCCTGTGGAGAGGGACAGCCTCTGGGTGTGCCACTATCCTCCGGCGGTCCCTACTTTGGTTTTATCACCTGTAAGCAATCGCTGGTGCGGCAAATGCCGGGCCGTATTATCGGCCGCACCGTGGATATGGAGGGCCGACCGGGTTTTGCCCTCACATTACAGGCACGGGAGCAGCATATCCGGCGCTCCAAAGCCACTTCCAATATATGTACTAACCAGGGCTTGGCGATGACGGCGGCCACCATTTATATGAGTTTGCTGGGAGCCGATGGACTTGAGCAAGTGGCGTTGGCCAGTCTTAACGGCACCTTGTCACTGCTCGATAAGCTAACCGCAATTGAAGGCGTGGAAAAAGTATTTTCGGCTCCGGTGTTTCACGAAGCAGTGATACGGGTCCCCAAACCTGCATCGGTGGTATTACAGACATTAGCAGATAAAGGAATACAGGGCGGAATAGATCTGGGTGTGTATTATCCGGGAATGGAATACTGCATTTTACTTTGCGTCACAGAAACAAAAACGGAAAGCGATC
- the gcvH gene encoding glycine cleavage system protein GcvH, with protein MSDIPIELRYLSSHEWVRVEDGVATIGITDHAQKAMGDLVFVEVPDIGTTLAAGDEAGVVESVKAASDIYTPVSGEVIEVNERLEAEPELVNSDSYGEGWMFKIQMADEQEVENTLTADEYQEQLDDE; from the coding sequence ATGAGCGATATACCAATCGAATTACGCTACCTGTCTTCGCACGAGTGGGTACGGGTTGAAGATGGCGTTGCCACCATCGGCATCACTGATCATGCCCAGAAAGCCATGGGCGATCTGGTGTTTGTGGAAGTGCCGGATATAGGCACGACTCTGGCGGCAGGTGACGAAGCCGGCGTGGTGGAATCCGTTAAGGCCGCTTCCGATATTTATACTCCGGTGTCTGGTGAAGTCATCGAAGTCAATGAGCGTCTGGAAGCGGAACCTGAACTGGTCAACTCTGATTCCTACGGCGAGGGTTGGATGTTCAAAATCCAGATGGCGGACGAACAGGAAGTGGAAAACACCCTGACCGCTGACGAATATCAGGAGCAGCTGGACGACGAATAA
- the gcvT gene encoding glycine cleavage system aminomethyltransferase GcvT, which translates to MAQRTALYESHLQAGAKIVDFGGWDMPIHYGSQIEEHNSVRTDAGMFDVSHMTVVDVTGAQSQAYLQNLLANNVAKLKATGKALYSAMLDPDGGVIDDLIVYNMNGWYRLVVNCATREKDLSWMQQQATDFDVALQERPDFAMIAVQGPNAIPKAAAVLGSPKADVINTLSVFEGQPSEDWFIARTGYTGEDGLEIMLPEGQAADFWQQLIAGGVVPCGLGARDTLRLEAGMNLYGSDMDEGVSPLAAGMGWTIAWQPEERNFIGRASLQQLKNEGVAMKQVGLVMETRGVLRGHQKVLIENVGEGEITSGTFSPTLGYSIALARVPAGTAATAQVEIRGRLHDVRVVKPPFVRNGKKVFE; encoded by the coding sequence ATGGCCCAGCGCACAGCCCTATATGAAAGCCATCTTCAAGCCGGAGCGAAAATCGTCGATTTTGGCGGCTGGGATATGCCCATCCACTATGGTTCGCAAATTGAAGAGCACAACAGCGTGCGGACCGATGCGGGCATGTTCGATGTCTCTCACATGACGGTGGTCGATGTGACCGGGGCGCAAAGTCAGGCCTACTTGCAGAATTTGCTGGCGAATAACGTAGCCAAACTGAAAGCGACCGGCAAAGCCCTTTATAGCGCAATGCTGGATCCGGATGGCGGCGTTATCGACGATCTTATTGTTTATAACATGAACGGTTGGTATCGGCTGGTCGTCAACTGCGCGACTCGTGAAAAAGACCTTTCCTGGATGCAGCAACAGGCCACAGATTTTGATGTGGCTCTACAAGAGCGTCCCGATTTCGCCATGATTGCAGTGCAGGGTCCCAATGCGATCCCTAAAGCCGCGGCCGTATTAGGCTCACCAAAAGCGGATGTGATCAACACGCTGAGCGTATTTGAGGGCCAGCCGAGCGAAGATTGGTTTATCGCCCGTACCGGCTATACCGGTGAAGACGGGCTCGAAATTATGTTGCCTGAAGGCCAAGCCGCTGATTTCTGGCAGCAGCTGATCGCTGGTGGAGTAGTTCCCTGCGGCCTGGGTGCCAGGGACACGTTGCGGCTGGAAGCGGGTATGAATCTGTACGGCTCCGATATGGATGAAGGTGTATCGCCGTTAGCGGCCGGTATGGGCTGGACTATAGCCTGGCAGCCTGAGGAGCGGAACTTCATCGGCAGGGCGTCCCTGCAACAGCTGAAAAATGAGGGAGTTGCCATGAAACAGGTAGGCTTGGTGATGGAAACCCGGGGCGTCCTGAGGGGGCACCAGAAAGTGCTTATAGAAAACGTTGGCGAAGGGGAAATTACCAGTGGTACATTTTCACCTACCTTGGGCTATTCTATTGCTTTGGCCCGGGTGCCGGCAGGCACGGCAGCGACTGCACAGGTAGAAATCCGCGGCAGGTTACATGATGTCAGAGTCGTGAAACCGCCGTTTGTCCGCAACGGCAAGAAAGTATTTGAATAA
- a CDS encoding ABC transporter permease, with translation MSELTHRYNEAQKPGLLRRIGLLRAAALVLATMVAAPLLVVVLSWNGIEADLWLHLIQTQLGRLLGNTFILVLGVSISVLILGVSLAWLTASCQFPGRKLFDVGLMLPLAVPAYVMAFVMVGLLDYSGPVQQQLRAWFGSGISFSFRGTGAVVMVMSLVLYPYVYMLSRNAFLAQGREPLEAARVLGYNPVLGFFKVALPMARPAIVAGLALALMETLADFGAVQIFNYDTFTTAIYKAWYGFFDIRTAAQLASILLLIVLSGLFAERKIRGGAEYFQSGKRAVAHSRIPLRGGRAVAATLYCGLVLTLAFLVPVAQLVFWVAKYSWRDLDSRYMGLVGHTLSLAALAAIITVAAAFLLALYKRTYKGKLSAAVVRLATVGYALPGSVLAVGIMLSFNWLDSIVAAVQSGLGFAVQPWFVGGVLALLLAYATRFLAAAYGPVETSLERIRPSIPEAASILGAQPMDIVRRIYLPMLAPGLFTAALLVFVDVMKEMPATLLMRPFGWDTLAVRIYEMTSEGMWPQAALPGLTLVLVGLIPVIVLVRGSSR, from the coding sequence TTGTCTGAACTGACACACCGCTACAACGAAGCGCAAAAGCCCGGTCTGCTCAGGCGGATCGGGCTTTTGCGTGCCGCAGCGTTGGTGCTGGCCACGATGGTGGCGGCACCTCTGCTGGTGGTGGTTTTGAGCTGGAACGGTATCGAAGCCGACCTGTGGTTACACCTGATACAAACCCAGTTGGGGCGGTTGCTCGGGAATACGTTTATATTGGTGCTCGGGGTGTCCATTTCGGTGCTGATATTGGGGGTGTCTTTGGCATGGTTGACGGCATCCTGCCAGTTTCCCGGGCGCAAGCTTTTCGATGTGGGTTTAATGCTGCCACTGGCTGTACCCGCTTATGTGATGGCGTTTGTAATGGTCGGGCTGCTGGATTATTCCGGCCCGGTGCAACAGCAGCTGCGCGCCTGGTTCGGTAGCGGCATTTCCTTCAGCTTTCGTGGCACCGGAGCCGTAGTAATGGTGATGTCACTGGTGCTCTATCCTTACGTGTATATGCTTTCCCGCAATGCCTTTTTGGCGCAGGGGCGCGAGCCTCTGGAAGCAGCACGTGTGTTGGGTTATAACCCGGTGTTGGGCTTTTTCAAAGTGGCATTGCCGATGGCGAGGCCGGCTATTGTGGCGGGATTGGCGCTGGCACTGATGGAAACCCTGGCGGATTTCGGTGCGGTACAGATCTTCAATTACGATACCTTTACCACTGCGATCTATAAAGCCTGGTATGGCTTCTTTGATATTCGTACAGCGGCGCAGTTGGCGTCCATTCTGTTGCTTATTGTGCTCAGCGGCCTGTTTGCCGAACGCAAAATACGTGGAGGAGCCGAATATTTTCAAAGTGGCAAGCGAGCGGTGGCCCACTCCCGTATCCCGTTACGGGGCGGCAGAGCCGTGGCGGCAACGCTTTACTGTGGTTTGGTGCTGACGCTGGCCTTTCTGGTTCCGGTAGCACAACTGGTCTTCTGGGTGGCCAAATATTCCTGGCGCGATCTGGATAGTCGATATATGGGGCTGGTGGGGCACACCCTATCACTGGCTGCATTGGCGGCGATCATCACCGTCGCTGCCGCGTTCCTGCTGGCGTTATACAAACGAACCTACAAGGGAAAATTGTCTGCTGCGGTGGTACGGCTGGCAACCGTTGGCTACGCACTGCCCGGCTCGGTGTTGGCTGTGGGTATCATGCTCAGTTTTAATTGGTTGGATAGCATCGTTGCCGCTGTCCAGAGTGGTTTGGGATTCGCCGTGCAACCCTGGTTTGTGGGCGGGGTGTTGGCGCTGTTACTAGCTTACGCTACCCGGTTTCTGGCGGCGGCTTATGGGCCGGTCGAAACCAGCCTGGAGCGAATCAGGCCTTCGATTCCAGAAGCTGCGTCGATTCTGGGGGCACAGCCCATGGATATTGTACGCCGAATTTATCTGCCGATGCTGGCACCGGGCTTATTTACCGCTGCTTTGCTTGTTTTTGTGGATGTCATGAAAGAAATGCCGGCGACGTTGCTGATGCGCCCTTTTGGCTGGGATACACTGGCTGTGCGTATTTATGAAATGACTTCTGAAGGCATGTGGCCGCAAGCGGCATTACCCGGGCTCACACTGGTGCTGGTGGGGTTGATACCGGTGATAGTGCTGGTGCGCGGCTCCTCCCGCTAA
- a CDS encoding extracellular solute-binding protein — translation MGKYLSVGALSLVMLLSVAGCSENSDKSDGDNEPAKASADTPEVVVYSSRKEQLVKPLFDLYSEETGVKITYITDAAGPLIARLEAEGERTPADMLITVDVGNLWQAAHLGLLRPIQSKTLEEDVPDKFQDSEHRWFGLSVRARTIVYSTERVKPEELSTYENLSTEDWNGRLCLRTSKKVYNQSLVATLIERHGIERTEEVVKGWVDNLATDVFADDTLLMQAIVAGQCDVGIVNSYYFGRMQAEDPEIPLKLFWANQEISGVHVNISGAGVTKYAKHPGEAQKLIEWLSRGEAQRIFGGVNMEFPVNPAVPVNDLVKSWGDFKADQLPVEVAGQRQGEAIKLMDRTGYR, via the coding sequence ATGGGTAAATACCTGAGTGTCGGGGCCCTATCATTGGTCATGTTACTTTCTGTCGCCGGTTGTAGCGAGAATAGCGATAAGAGCGACGGCGATAACGAACCAGCAAAGGCGAGTGCCGATACACCAGAAGTCGTGGTTTATTCATCGCGTAAAGAGCAATTGGTGAAGCCGCTTTTCGATTTATACAGTGAAGAGACCGGTGTTAAAATCACCTATATTACGGATGCAGCAGGGCCCCTTATTGCCCGCCTGGAAGCCGAGGGTGAGCGGACTCCCGCAGATATGCTGATTACCGTTGACGTGGGTAATCTTTGGCAGGCAGCGCATTTGGGGCTGTTACGCCCCATTCAATCCAAAACCCTGGAAGAAGACGTGCCCGATAAGTTTCAGGATTCGGAGCATCGTTGGTTTGGTTTGTCGGTGCGGGCGCGAACGATAGTTTACTCCACTGAGCGGGTTAAACCGGAAGAACTAAGCACCTACGAAAACCTTTCCACTGAAGACTGGAATGGGCGTCTGTGTTTGCGTACCTCAAAGAAAGTGTATAACCAATCACTGGTAGCTACGTTGATCGAACGTCATGGAATCGAACGCACCGAAGAAGTGGTCAAGGGGTGGGTAGATAATCTGGCCACGGACGTTTTTGCTGATGATACGTTGCTGATGCAGGCGATTGTTGCCGGTCAGTGTGATGTGGGGATTGTAAACAGCTATTACTTTGGGCGTATGCAAGCGGAAGACCCTGAGATTCCACTCAAATTATTCTGGGCCAATCAGGAGATCTCGGGCGTGCACGTCAATATCTCCGGAGCCGGTGTCACCAAGTATGCCAAACACCCGGGCGAAGCACAGAAGCTGATCGAGTGGTTGTCGCGGGGCGAGGCCCAGCGTATTTTTGGCGGCGTTAATATGGAGTTTCCAGTTAACCCAGCGGTTCCAGTGAATGACCTGGTGAAGTCCTGGGGCGATTTCAAAGCCGATCAATTGCCGGTCGAAGTTGCCGGGCAGCGTCAGGGCGAAGCGATTAAATTGATGGATCGCACAGGCTACCGATAA